In Planococcus sp. MB-3u-03, the DNA window GAAATGGGGCCGGGCGCAGGCAGAAGCGGCGGTGAAGTGGTCTATCAAGGCGGGCAGGAAGGCTTGAAGAAAGCTTCCGCCATCACGGATTTGGACCACACCGTAACGGTGAATGAACAGCCGAGAACAGCTGAAAACACGTTTTCGATCAAAAATGCATCGGATAATAATTTGAAAAATATCAGCGTGGAAATTCCACAGAATGCCCTCGTCTCGGTGTGCGGCGTTTCAGGTTCGGGAAAAAGCTCGTTGATGTTTGGCGCATTTACCGGCAATTATCCTGAAACGATTGCGGTCGGCCAAGGCAGCATCGGCACGTCCAGCCGTTCGACGCTCGCAACGTACATGGGCATCATGAGTGACATCCGGTCGATTCTCGCAAAACAAACCGGACAGCCGGCGGGCTTGTTCAGCTTTAATTCACTGGGCGCCTGCCCGGTATGTGAAGGCAAAGGCATCACCACGCCGAACGTCGCTTTTGCGGATCCCGTGACGGTGACTTGTGAAGCATGCAAGGGCATGAGGTATTCAGATGAAGCTTTGTCTTACCGATATAAAGGAAAAAACATTGTGGAAATTTTGGAGTTGACGATCGACGAAACGAATGAGTATTTGGAAATGCCCAAAATCGTCAAAAAAGTGGATACGTTAAAAGATGTCGGCTTAGGCTATCTGACACTTGGGCAAACGACGGGCTCGTTAAGCGGAGGCGAAGTGCAGCGTTTGAAGCTCGCGAGCCACCTGAAAAAAGAAGGGCAGATCTATTTATTGGACGAACCGTCACTCGGTTTGCATACCCGAGACAATGCCCATCTGTTGGACGTCTTTCAAGCACTCGTCGACAAAGGCAATTCGGTCATCCTCATCGAGCACAACCTGAACTTGATCGCAGCGAGCGACTGGGTCATCGAAATGGGCCCAAGCGGCGGCAAAAAAGGCGGCGAAGTGCTGTTTGAAGGCACGCCGCAAGAGATGCTCGAAGCGGATACTTTGACCGCGAAATGGATGAGAGATGGTGTGAAAGGATAGAGCGGCAGCGTTCTGTCTATCCCTGTGCAAGACACAATTCGAGCACAAGAAACCTTGATATAGCAGCGTTTTGTCACTAGCACGTCCCTGTGCATGACACAATTCATCCGATTCATTCCAGGAAACCGTTTCACCGGCTGGCAAAAACGGGAAGGTAGAAAGAAAGAGGCACATATTGCCAGTGACTATTATCTTTCGGGAGGATGAACGCATCATGGATGAACGCACATTGAAGAAAACCCAACTGTTCACGATCTTGAACCTGGTTGCTTATTTCACGACGCTTGGCGTCAATTACCTCGGATCATCAGGATTCTTTAACGGCAACACGCAGAAAGACATTTCGGATAAATACATGACGCTCATTTCGCCGGCGCCGTTTACGTTTTCGATTTGGGGGGTCATTTATACGCTCGTGCTGGTGACGCTCGTTTATTTATTCATTAAACGAAAAGACGATAAGGTCAGCCGGCTGGTGCTGCTGATCTCACCGTTATTCATCGCGAGTTCGCTGTTTAATATGGGCTGGATTGTGGCGTTTTCGTATGAGGCGCTTGGCATCTCGACTTTGTTGATCTTGGGGCTATTGTTCTCCTTGCTGTTCATCGTCGAACGGATCTACAAGCATCGCTCCGAGTTTCCATCGACATTGGCAGGGCTTGCGTTCACGTTATACGGCGGCTGGGTATTCATCGCGACAATCGTCAACATCTCGCTGTTGCTGGTGCAATTGGAATGGAACGGTTTCGGCATTTCGGATTCGGTGTGGACCATCATCGTCCTCGGAATCGCCATCGCGTTTGTGCTGTTCTACTTGTCGCGCTTCAAAAACGCAGCGTTTCCGATTCCGCTCGCTTGGGCATTTTTCGGCATCTATAGTTCGTATGCGAACGGTCAGCTCGACCCGGCGATGGCTTCGGTCATCCAGGGCGTGTTAATAGCAGGTATCGTCATTTTCCTGGCGGCGGTCGTTTGGCGTTTCATTAAAAATGGCAATGCGCTGTTCTTGAAACAGCCAGCCCGTGAATAGAATAAGCACGGATTTGAGGGAATTGTAAGTTTGTTTAAATCCGAAAACATTCGGGAACAACTAGTGACAGAATGATTTTCAGAGGAGGAACTATCAATGGCTAAAGTATTAGCAGTGCTATCAAGTGGACATAAAGATACGGAGAACAATTACGAAACCGGCTGGTGGGCAGAAGAACTGTTCGCACCGATGGAAATTTTAAAGAACGCAGGACATCAAGTGGAGCTCGCTTCGCCAAAAGGCGGCAAACCGACGCTTGACGAAGTCAGCATCAGTGAAGAGTATGACCCAGAAGGCAAGTACAAGAAAATGTACGAATCCGGCCTTGCGGACAACACGAAAAAATTATCGGATGTGAACGCGAAAGAATATGACGCGATTTTCATCGTCGGCGGACACGGCGCGATGTATGACCTCGCGGAAGATGAAACGCTTCACGGCATCATCAACGCTGTATACGACAACGGCAAGATCGTGTCGGCAGTGTGCCATGGACCTGCACCGTTGATCTGGACGAAACGCCCAGACGGCCAAAGCATCATCGCTGGATTGGACGTTACTGGGTACCCGGAAGCTGTCGAACCTGAAGGTCTCCCGGAAATCCTGCCATTTAGCTTGGAAGGCAAAATGAACGAAGTGGCCAATTACACCGCAGACGAAAAAGTGGTGTGGGGCAATGAGCAAGTATTGACGGGCCGCGACCCATTTGCTTCTGAAGCATTGGCTGAGGAATTGGTCAAAGCATTGGATAACAAAAACAACTAAGTGATAGGCGACAACCGCCATCTCGATAAGCAAGGCTTTGCATCGTTCTCGTGCAAAGCCTTGTTTTTTTTATTTAAATGAAGATGCTCCTGCGCTAGCTTTTCGTGAAATCTTTTCTCAGTGCAAGATGAGCCGCAGCGAAGTTGTTTGAAGCAAGCAGGGGGAATTATTTAGGAGGCAGAGCAGGAATATTTAAACAAAAATTCAGAAAAATATATTGACAGCGCTTTCTTTTAAGTATAACTTATAGATAACAAGTTAAGAGTTGTGTTGGAGACCCGGAGATTCGCACATTAATGAGTACTTCTATCGAGGAGAACTTTCATTAATTGCGGATTTTTTTAATGGGCATTTGCACAGCTGTTGCTTTAAAAGGAAAGGAAGTGTTAAGCATGTCAGAGTTTTTAGCAGAATTGATCGGGACCATGATCTTGATTATTTTCGGCGGCGGTGTAGTGGCGGGAGTAGTCTTGAAAGA includes these proteins:
- a CDS encoding type 1 glutamine amidotransferase domain-containing protein encodes the protein MAKVLAVLSSGHKDTENNYETGWWAEELFAPMEILKNAGHQVELASPKGGKPTLDEVSISEEYDPEGKYKKMYESGLADNTKKLSDVNAKEYDAIFIVGGHGAMYDLAEDETLHGIINAVYDNGKIVSAVCHGPAPLIWTKRPDGQSIIAGLDVTGYPEAVEPEGLPEILPFSLEGKMNEVANYTADEKVVWGNEQVLTGRDPFASEALAEELVKALDNKNN
- a CDS encoding tryptophan-rich sensory protein codes for the protein MTIIFREDERIMDERTLKKTQLFTILNLVAYFTTLGVNYLGSSGFFNGNTQKDISDKYMTLISPAPFTFSIWGVIYTLVLVTLVYLFIKRKDDKVSRLVLLISPLFIASSLFNMGWIVAFSYEALGISTLLILGLLFSLLFIVERIYKHRSEFPSTLAGLAFTLYGGWVFIATIVNISLLLVQLEWNGFGISDSVWTIIVLGIAIAFVLFYLSRFKNAAFPIPLAWAFFGIYSSYANGQLDPAMASVIQGVLIAGIVIFLAAVVWRFIKNGNALFLKQPARE